One Thunnus thynnus chromosome 18, fThuThy2.1, whole genome shotgun sequence genomic region harbors:
- the nfkbie gene encoding NF-kappa-B inhibitor epsilon: MASDDCTKDDLQEENRTDSAIDSYRSILKSEEPRETSPDLSEPTDKFSTTEERLDSAYGSSSLTVDSLSEIVESFTLSSAEEEQAENSELSEQDENFLTTITEDGDTILHLAIIHEEELITQQLIQLFPKEVLDIQNNLYQSPLHLATYLDLTDVVKSLVEKGASLKLQDQDGNTALHVACQHGQTKCATEMTREVSPSKLAPIVETKNWRGLACLHLAALNRQHQMMKLLMKKGADLNIQEGTSGKTALHLAVELHDVTSVKLLLNRGANVDAAMFNGCTPLHLAVGRQDATIANLLFQSGADIMLRNMEDETALDLADGNYDILALFPFDDIQISGRSVVGMNF; the protein is encoded by the exons ATGGCGAGCGACGACTGTACGAAAGATGACTTGCAGGAGGAAAACCGCACAGACTCGGCCATTGACTCGTACCGCTCCATATTGAAGTCGGAGGAGCCGCGGGAGACGAGCCCCGACTTAAGCGAGCCGACGGACAAGTTTTCCACCACGGAGGAGCGCCTGGATTCAGCCTACGGCTCATCGTCCCTCACCGTGGATAGCCTGTCAGAGATAGTGGAGAGCTTCACGCTTTCCAGCGCCGAAGAGGAGCAAGCAGAGAACTCTGAGCTCTCTGAACAGGATGAGAACTTTCTCACAACTATAACTGAAGATGGAGACAC AATCCTGCACCTAGCAATCATCCATGAAGAAGAATTAATCACTCAACAGTTGATACAGCTATTCCCAAAAGAAGTCCTGGACATCCAAAACAATTTATACCAG AGCCCCTTACACCTGGCCACCTATCTGGACCTGACAGATGTAGTGAAGAGCCTGGTGGAGAAAGGGGCCAGTCTGAAGCTGCAGGACCAGGATGGTAACACAGCACTCCATGTGGCCTGCCAGCATGGACAGACGAAGTGTGCTACCGAGATGACCCGAGAGGTTTCCCCCAGCAAGCTGGCGCCAATCGTGGAAACAAAGAACTGGAGAG GTCTCGCCTGTCTTCACTTGGCTGCACTGAACAGGCAACATCAGATGATGAAGCTCTTGATGAAAAAGGGAGCAGACCTGAATATCCAG GAGGGAACCAGTGGCAAAACAGCTCTTCATCTTGCTGTCGAGCTGCACGACGTCACGTCAGTGAAGTTGCTGCTCAACAGGGGAGCCAACGTGGATGCTGCCATGTTTAACGGTTGCACACCCTTGCATCTGGCAGTGGGGAGGCAGGATGCCACCATTGCCAACCTCCTTTTTCAATCCGGTGCTGACATAATGCTGCGAAACATGGAGGACGAGACGGCGCTGGATCTGGCAGATGGCAATTATGAT attttggcTCTATTTCCATTTGACGACATCCAAATCTCCGGGAGGTCGGTGGTTGGCATGAACTTTTGA
- the slc35b2 gene encoding adenosine 3'-phospho 5'-phosphosulfate transporter 1 isoform X1 produces MPSFSWRIWLALVLLLFPSSVAAEEESSLLEGWRDVWLFRFLINMLGYSSIIIPGYFLISYFKRSNYLETGSGICYPFIKTCVFGSEAKTGLLDDVSVAPRNEGDSGSSIRQVVKLIFCAAGLQASYLTWGVLQERVMTRSYGATTPEETGEKFKDSQFLVFMNRILALTVSGLWCILFKQPRHGAPMYKYSFASLSNILSSWCQYEALKYISFPTQVLAKASKVIPVMLMGKIVSRKSYEYWEYLTAVLISVGVSMFLLSSTTSKHPSTVTTFSGIIILVGYIVFDSFTSNWQDNLFKYKMSSVQMMFGVNLFSCLFTVGSLLEQGAFFDSLAFMTRHSEFAFHAVLLSVCSACGQLFIFYTISQFGAAIFTIIMTLRQAIAILLSCFLYGHAITVVGGFGIATVFLALFLRVYARSRMKSGRRSAQPLAQV; encoded by the exons ATGCCTTCTTTTTCATGGAG GATTTGGCTTGCACTGGTGTTGCTTCTCTTCCCTTCCTCTGTTGCCGCAGAAGAAGAGTCGTCACTTCTCGAAGGCTGGCGCGATGTCTGGCTCTTTCGCTTCCTCATCAACATGCTGGGATACTCCTCCATCATTATTCCCGGCTACTTCCTCATTAGCTACTTCAAGCGTAGTAATTACCTAGAAACAG gtAGTGGGATTTGCTACCCTTTTATCAAGACCTGTGTGTTTGGCAGTGAGGCCAAGACAGGTCTATTGGACGATGTGTCGGTTGCACCCAGGAACGAGGGTGATTCAGGCTCATCAATCAGACAGGTTGTCAAGTTGATCTTTTGTGCGGCTGGACTTCAG GCATCGTACCTGACATGGGGCGTCCTGCAGGAGAGGGTGATGACACGTTCCTACGGAGCCACAACTCCAGAAGAGACAGGCGAGAAATTCAAGGACTCACAGTTCTTGGTCTTCATGAACCGTATCCTGGCTCTGACCGTGTCGGGCCTGTGGTGCATCCTGTTCAAACAACCTCGCCATGGAGCTCCAATGTACAAGTACTCCTTCGCCTCACTCTCCAACATCCTGAGCAGCTGGTGCCAGTATGAGGCCCTCAAGTACATCAGCTTCCCTACTCAAGTCCTGGCCAAGGCTTCCAAGGTCATTCCTGTCATGCTCATGGGCAAGATCGTCTCCCGTAAGAGCTACGAATACTGGGAGTACTTGACGGCCGTGCTAATCTCAGTGGGCGTCAGCATGTTCTTACTGTCCAGCACGACCAGCAAGCACCCGTCCACCGTCACCACCTTCAGCGGGATCATCATCCTCGTTGGCTACATCGTCTTCGACAGCTTCACCTCCAACTGGCAGGACAACCTGTTCAAGTACAAGATGTCGTCAGTGCAGATGATGTTTGGCGTCAACTTGTTCTCCTGCCTCTTCACTGTCGGCTCGCTGCTGGAGCAGGGTGCCTTCTTTGACTCGCTGGCCTTCATGACACGTCACTCCGAGTTCGCCTTCCATGCCGTGTTGCTCTCCGTGTGCTCGGCATGTGGCCAGCTCTTCATCTTCTACACGATCAGCCAGTTTGGTGCTGCCATCTTTACCATCATAATGACCCTGCGGCAAGCCATCGCCAttctcctctcttgtttcctttACGGTCACGCCATCACCGTGGTGGGTGGCTTTGGCATTGCCACAGTATTCCTGGCGCTCTTCCTGCGGGTGTATGCCCGTAGCCGCATGAAGTCAGGCCGGCGGTCAGCGCAGCCGCTCGCACAGGTGTAG
- the slc35b2 gene encoding adenosine 3'-phospho 5'-phosphosulfate transporter 1 isoform X2: protein MIKRHCCWPVTSPSTKIKLYIKAASYLTWGVLQERVMTRSYGATTPEETGEKFKDSQFLVFMNRILALTVSGLWCILFKQPRHGAPMYKYSFASLSNILSSWCQYEALKYISFPTQVLAKASKVIPVMLMGKIVSRKSYEYWEYLTAVLISVGVSMFLLSSTTSKHPSTVTTFSGIIILVGYIVFDSFTSNWQDNLFKYKMSSVQMMFGVNLFSCLFTVGSLLEQGAFFDSLAFMTRHSEFAFHAVLLSVCSACGQLFIFYTISQFGAAIFTIIMTLRQAIAILLSCFLYGHAITVVGGFGIATVFLALFLRVYARSRMKSGRRSAQPLAQV from the exons ATGATTAAGAGACACTGCTGCTGGCCAGTAACTTCACCATCTACAAAAATCAAGCTCTACATTAAAGCT GCATCGTACCTGACATGGGGCGTCCTGCAGGAGAGGGTGATGACACGTTCCTACGGAGCCACAACTCCAGAAGAGACAGGCGAGAAATTCAAGGACTCACAGTTCTTGGTCTTCATGAACCGTATCCTGGCTCTGACCGTGTCGGGCCTGTGGTGCATCCTGTTCAAACAACCTCGCCATGGAGCTCCAATGTACAAGTACTCCTTCGCCTCACTCTCCAACATCCTGAGCAGCTGGTGCCAGTATGAGGCCCTCAAGTACATCAGCTTCCCTACTCAAGTCCTGGCCAAGGCTTCCAAGGTCATTCCTGTCATGCTCATGGGCAAGATCGTCTCCCGTAAGAGCTACGAATACTGGGAGTACTTGACGGCCGTGCTAATCTCAGTGGGCGTCAGCATGTTCTTACTGTCCAGCACGACCAGCAAGCACCCGTCCACCGTCACCACCTTCAGCGGGATCATCATCCTCGTTGGCTACATCGTCTTCGACAGCTTCACCTCCAACTGGCAGGACAACCTGTTCAAGTACAAGATGTCGTCAGTGCAGATGATGTTTGGCGTCAACTTGTTCTCCTGCCTCTTCACTGTCGGCTCGCTGCTGGAGCAGGGTGCCTTCTTTGACTCGCTGGCCTTCATGACACGTCACTCCGAGTTCGCCTTCCATGCCGTGTTGCTCTCCGTGTGCTCGGCATGTGGCCAGCTCTTCATCTTCTACACGATCAGCCAGTTTGGTGCTGCCATCTTTACCATCATAATGACCCTGCGGCAAGCCATCGCCAttctcctctcttgtttcctttACGGTCACGCCATCACCGTGGTGGGTGGCTTTGGCATTGCCACAGTATTCCTGGCGCTCTTCCTGCGGGTGTATGCCCGTAGCCGCATGAAGTCAGGCCGGCGGTCAGCGCAGCCGCTCGCACAGGTGTAG